From one Rhizobium sp. BT04 genomic stretch:
- a CDS encoding TraC family protein yields MATKSSISDLDAQIEKLRERKRLLIVKSAERFARAATRTGLAEMEIADEEIDRIIEEIAARFRKGERKGAAGPTPQTRRPADSGAGAQGQVPNDG; encoded by the coding sequence ATGGCGACAAAATCATCGATTTCCGATCTCGACGCCCAGATCGAAAAGCTGCGCGAACGCAAACGATTGTTGATAGTTAAATCGGCCGAGCGGTTTGCCCGCGCCGCGACCAGAACCGGGCTGGCGGAGATGGAGATCGCCGACGAGGAGATCGATCGGATCATCGAGGAAATCGCCGCGCGATTTCGGAAGGGGGAAAGGAAAGGCGCCGCTGGCCCCACTCCTCAAACGCGTCGACCAGCAGATAGCGGCGCTGGAGCGCAGGGGCAGGTTCCAAATGACGGCTGA
- a CDS encoding DUF736 family protein has product MATTIATLTQKTDGILEGVFATIRVNAPIAIVPNASKASEEAPDYRVIHRKTGFEIGAAWNRIARQTGEEYLSVKLEAPEIGVIFGNLAPAPGGDPSKKVILWNSPN; this is encoded by the coding sequence ATGGCCACCACGATCGCAACGCTCACGCAGAAGACCGACGGCATCCTCGAAGGCGTCTTCGCCACGATCCGGGTCAACGCCCCGATCGCCATCGTCCCAAATGCCAGCAAGGCAAGCGAAGAAGCGCCCGACTACCGCGTCATTCACCGCAAGACGGGCTTCGAGATCGGCGCCGCCTGGAACCGCATCGCGCGGCAGACCGGCGAGGAATACCTCTCAGTGAAGCTTGAGGCCCCCGAGATCGGTGTGATCTTCGGCAATCTCGCACCGGCACCCGGCGGCGATCCGAGCAAGAAGGTGATCCTCTGGAACAGCCCGAACTGA
- a CDS encoding type II toxin-antitoxin system VapC family toxin, whose product MRLLLDTHALLWWLNDDEKLGNHARRLIGDPENDVLVSAVSLWEITVKLRIGKLDADIEEIVAILPDQGFDRLDISDAHLIALAALPLHHRDPFDHLLMAQAVAEGAYLVSDDQNVALYGIPFVTCSDPVAL is encoded by the coding sequence GTGAGGCTGCTGCTCGATACACATGCCTTGCTGTGGTGGCTGAACGACGACGAGAAGCTAGGGAACCATGCGCGTCGCCTTATCGGCGATCCCGAGAATGATGTCCTCGTCAGTGCTGTCTCCCTTTGGGAAATCACTGTGAAGCTGCGCATCGGCAAACTTGATGCCGATATCGAAGAGATTGTTGCGATTTTGCCGGATCAAGGTTTCGACCGGCTGGATATCTCGGACGCGCATCTTATCGCTCTCGCTGCTCTTCCACTTCATCACCGCGATCCTTTCGATCATCTGCTCATGGCGCAAGCCGTGGCGGAGGGAGCGTATTTGGTTTCGGACGATCAAAATGTCGCGCTTTATGGCATTCCGTTTGTGACTTGCTCCGATCCTGTTGCCTTGTGA
- a CDS encoding class I SAM-dependent methyltransferase has product MREFADFIEECDRAPRLNELSEFFSTTASGEAGMPIRPPELDRRLFPVDMTFRRFSALHPLRRGPFDKHYLSSIPYRLEEECRIGGAILKYARARKGQLQLYTLGTAEGTMARVIGELGKGRIETLSCSPNVENLRSFYAYGVPPHAMFFHGPFHHLTSQRVQEDVKLRKFGSGFDIILEDTTFQMYSPNRFDQIRFVSQHLKTNGLFMFVEKFRHEDDEEYRRRERQKDHSFKARFFSASDIRAKEETVLTRMDRNEVTLSEMSETLRRFFGHSFVTWNSGNFYTLVSSNSQQNLDLFLSKLSPPAIPAEYVYADLPYRLYPESEARRLSGRSWTL; this is encoded by the coding sequence ATGCGTGAATTTGCCGACTTCATTGAGGAGTGCGACCGCGCCCCTCGCCTTAACGAGCTTTCTGAGTTTTTTTCGACCACCGCATCCGGTGAGGCCGGAATGCCTATCCGTCCGCCCGAGCTCGATCGCCGCTTGTTTCCAGTGGACATGACGTTCAGGCGCTTTTCAGCCCTTCATCCGCTGCGCCGAGGTCCATTCGATAAGCACTACTTGAGCAGCATACCCTACCGCCTCGAAGAGGAGTGCCGCATAGGCGGCGCGATCCTCAAATACGCGCGGGCCAGAAAGGGTCAACTGCAACTCTACACGCTAGGTACAGCCGAGGGGACGATGGCTCGTGTGATCGGCGAACTTGGCAAGGGCAGGATAGAAACGCTGTCATGCAGTCCCAACGTCGAAAACCTTAGAAGCTTCTATGCCTATGGCGTTCCTCCTCATGCCATGTTTTTTCACGGACCATTTCATCATTTGACATCGCAAAGGGTCCAAGAAGACGTGAAGCTCCGAAAGTTTGGCAGCGGTTTCGATATCATCCTCGAGGACACGACTTTCCAGATGTATTCGCCAAATCGCTTCGATCAGATCCGTTTCGTCTCGCAGCATCTCAAGACCAACGGGCTCTTCATGTTCGTCGAGAAGTTCAGGCATGAAGACGACGAGGAATATCGGCGGCGGGAACGCCAGAAGGACCATAGCTTCAAAGCTCGCTTCTTCAGCGCGTCAGATATTCGCGCGAAGGAAGAGACGGTGCTGACGCGAATGGATCGAAACGAAGTCACCCTTTCGGAGATGAGCGAAACACTACGCCGGTTCTTTGGACACTCATTCGTCACCTGGAACAGCGGCAATTTCTACACGCTTGTCTCCAGCAACAGTCAGCAGAATCTCGACCTATTCCTATCGAAGCTGTCCCCACCCGCGATTCCGGCAGAATATGTCTATGCGGACCTTCCCTACCGCCTTTATCCGGAATCCGAGGCAAGGCGGCTATCGGGGCGATCCTGGACCCTTTAG
- the traA gene encoding Ti-type conjugative transfer relaxase TraA has product MAIMFVRAQVISRGSGRSIVSAAAYRHRARMMDEQAGTSFSYRGGAGELMYEELALPDEIPDWLRSAISGQSVSKASEVFWNAVDAFETRADAQLARELIIALPEELTRAENITLVREFVRDNLTSKGMIADWVYHDKDGNPHIHLMTTLRPATEEGFGAKKVPVLGEGGKPLRVVTPDRPNGKIVYKVWAGDKETMKAWKIAWAETANRHLALAGHDIRLDGRSYAEQGLDGIAQKHLGPEKAALARKGRELHFAPADLARRQEMADRLLSEPELLLKQLGNERSTFDERDIARALHRYVDDPTDFANIRARLMASDQLVILKPQEIEAETGKVSEPAVFTTREMLRIEYDMAQSARVLSERRGFGVSERNVTVAIERVESGDPKNPFRLDAEQVDAVRHVTGDGGIAAIVGLAGAGKSTLLAAARLAWESEGHRVIGAALAGKAAEGLQDSSGIKSRTLASWELAWGNGRDTLHRGDVLVIDEAGMVASQQMARVLKIAEEAEVKVVLVGDAMQLQPIQAGAAFRAITERIGFAELVGVRRQREAWARNASRLFARGEVEKGLDAYARHGHLVEAGSREETIDRIVSDWAAARREAIERSTSEGGDGRLRGDELLVLAHTNDDVRKLNEALRSVMTQEGALSESRSFRSERGVREFAAGDRIIFLENARFLEPRAKHSGPQYVKNGMLGTVVSTGDKRGDPLLSVLLDNGRKLVFSEDSYRHVDHGYAATIHKSQGATVDRTFVLATGMMDQHLTYVSMTRHRDRVDLYAAKEDFAAKPEWGRKPRVDHATGVTGELVETGEAKFRPDDEDADDSPYADVRADDGTVHRLWGVSLPKALEEAGIQEGDTVTLRKDGVERVKVQIAVVDEKTGHKHYEEREVDRNVWTASQVETASARQERIERESHRPELFNPLVERLSRSGAKTTTLDFESEASYRAHANDFARRRGLDHLSLAAAEMEQSLTRRWAWIAAKREQVEKLWERASVALGFAIERERRVAYNEERSQTMVEATSSDARTASHSVSGASAAETRYLIPPATSFVSSVEEDARLAQLASPAWTEREVILRPLLQKIYRDPDAALVSLNALASDIGVAPRRLADDLAAAPGRLGRLRGSELIVDGRAAREERNLAVAAVKELLPMARAHATEFRRNAERFELREQTRRAHMSLSIPALSERAMARLMEIEAVRSQGGDDAYKTAFALAAKDRSVVREIKAVSEALTARFGWSAFSAKADAIAERNIVERMPEDLTDEWRGKLTRLFDAVRRFADEQHLAERRDRSKVVAGASADLSKEPGTEKIIMPPMFAAVTEFKVPIDDEARSRALASPVYRQQRAALANAATTIWRDPAEVVGKIEELLQKGFAAERIGAAVTNNPAAYGALRGSDRLMDRMLTSGRERKEAVAAVPEAAARLRALGAAHLNALDAERQAITDERRRMAVAIPALSKAAEEALAHLTVEVSKDSRKLSVSAASLDPGIGREFAAVSRALDERFGRNALVRGDKDIANVVPPAQRGAFAAMQERLKVLQQTVRLQSSEQIIVERRQQTANRSRGINL; this is encoded by the coding sequence GTGGCGATCATGTTCGTCAGAGCGCAGGTGATCAGCAGGGGATCGGGACGCAGCATCGTCTCGGCTGCCGCCTATCGCCACCGCGCCCGGATGATGGACGAGCAGGCGGGAACGTCGTTCAGCTATCGCGGTGGGGCGGGCGAACTGATGTATGAGGAACTGGCGCTGCCGGATGAGATCCCGGATTGGCTGCGGTCGGCGATATCAGGTCAGTCCGTCAGCAAGGCCAGCGAAGTGTTTTGGAATGCCGTTGACGCCTTCGAGACGCGGGCAGATGCGCAGCTCGCCCGCGAACTGATCATCGCGCTGCCGGAGGAGCTGACGCGGGCCGAGAATATCACGCTGGTGCGCGAATTCGTCCGCGACAATCTCACCTCGAAAGGAATGATCGCCGACTGGGTCTATCACGACAAGGACGGCAACCCGCACATCCACCTGATGACGACGCTCCGGCCGGCGACGGAGGAGGGGTTCGGGGCAAAGAAGGTTCCAGTGCTTGGTGAGGGTGGCAAGCCGCTGCGTGTCGTCACGCCGGACCGCCCGAACGGCAAGATCGTCTACAAAGTCTGGGCGGGCGACAAGGAAACGATGAAAGCGTGGAAGATCGCCTGGGCGGAAACGGCCAACCGGCATCTGGCGCTGGCCGGACATGACATCCGCCTCGACGGTCGCTCCTATGCCGAACAGGGCCTCGACGGGATCGCGCAAAAACATCTCGGGCCGGAGAAGGCGGCGCTGGCGAGGAAGGGCAGGGAGCTCCACTTCGCGCCGGCCGATCTCGCCCGCCGCCAGGAGATGGCCGATCGGCTGCTTTCAGAGCCGGAGCTTTTGCTGAAGCAGCTCGGCAATGAACGCTCTACCTTCGACGAGAGGGATATCGCCAGGGCGCTGCACCGTTACGTCGACGATCCCACCGATTTTGCCAACATCCGCGCCAGGCTGATGGCGTCGGACCAATTGGTCATACTGAAGCCGCAGGAGATCGAGGCAGAGACAGGAAAGGTGTCGGAGCCCGCGGTGTTTACGACGCGGGAGATGCTGCGCATCGAATACGACATGGCGCAGTCGGCGCGGGTTTTGTCGGAGCGTCGCGGCTTCGGTGTTTCCGAGCGGAATGTGACGGTGGCGATCGAACGCGTGGAGAGCGGCGATCCAAAGAATCCGTTTCGGCTCGATGCAGAGCAGGTCGATGCTGTCCGTCATGTCACCGGTGATGGTGGCATTGCCGCTATTGTAGGCCTTGCCGGCGCCGGCAAATCGACGCTGCTTGCTGCCGCACGTCTTGCCTGGGAGAGCGAGGGACACCGGGTGATCGGTGCAGCCCTTGCCGGCAAGGCCGCGGAAGGGCTGCAAGACAGTTCCGGCATCAAGTCGCGGACGCTTGCCTCCTGGGAACTGGCCTGGGGCAATGGGCGCGATACGCTCCATCGCGGTGATGTGCTGGTGATCGACGAGGCCGGCATGGTGGCCTCGCAGCAGATGGCCCGTGTGCTGAAGATTGCCGAGGAGGCTGAGGTAAAGGTCGTGCTGGTCGGCGATGCGATGCAGCTGCAGCCGATCCAGGCCGGTGCTGCCTTCCGGGCAATTACCGAACGCATCGGCTTTGCAGAGCTTGTCGGCGTGCGCCGCCAGCGTGAGGCCTGGGCACGTAATGCCTCGCGGCTGTTTGCCCGCGGCGAGGTCGAGAAGGGCCTCGACGCCTATGCCCGGCATGGCCATCTGGTCGAGGCAGGGTCACGCGAGGAAACGATCGATCGCATCGTCTCCGACTGGGCTGCTGCGCGCAGAGAGGCAATAGAGCGATCAACGTCTGAGGGCGGGGATGGCCGCCTTCGCGGTGATGAACTGCTGGTGCTCGCCCACACCAACGACGATGTTCGCAAGTTGAACGAGGCGCTGCGATCGGTGATGACGCAGGAGGGAGCGCTCAGTGAAAGCCGCAGCTTCCGGAGCGAGCGGGGCGTACGGGAATTTGCCGCCGGCGATCGGATCATCTTCCTGGAGAACGCTCGCTTCCTTGAGCCGCGCGCCAAGCACTCCGGGCCACAGTATGTGAAGAACGGCATGCTCGGCACCGTCGTCTCCACCGGCGACAAGCGTGGAGATCCGCTGCTTTCGGTTCTGCTCGACAACGGCCGCAAGCTCGTCTTCAGCGAAGACAGCTATCGACATGTCGATCACGGCTATGCCGCAACGATCCACAAATCGCAGGGCGCTACCGTCGATCGCACCTTCGTGCTGGCAACCGGGATGATGGACCAGCATCTGACCTATGTGTCGATGACGAGGCATCGCGACCGCGTCGATCTTTATGCGGCCAAAGAAGATTTTGCGGCAAAACCTGAATGGGGACGCAAGCCGCGTGTCGATCATGCCACGGGTGTGACCGGCGAGCTTGTCGAAACCGGCGAAGCCAAATTCCGGCCTGATGACGAGGATGCCGACGACAGCCCTTATGCCGACGTCAGGGCGGACGACGGAACCGTCCATCGGCTTTGGGGCGTGAGCCTGCCGAAGGCACTCGAGGAGGCCGGCATCCAGGAAGGCGACACCGTGACGCTCAGAAAGGATGGTGTCGAGCGGGTCAAGGTCCAGATTGCCGTAGTCGACGAGAAGACAGGTCACAAGCATTACGAGGAGAGGGAGGTCGATCGCAACGTCTGGACGGCCAGCCAGGTCGAGACCGCTAGCGCACGACAGGAGCGCATCGAGCGGGAAAGTCATCGGCCGGAACTCTTCAATCCGCTCGTCGAACGCTTGTCGCGCTCCGGTGCCAAGACGACGACGCTCGATTTTGAGAGCGAGGCCAGTTACCGCGCACACGCTAACGACTTCGCCCGGCGCCGCGGGCTTGATCATCTCTCGCTTGCCGCCGCCGAGATGGAGCAAAGCCTTACCCGGCGCTGGGCGTGGATTGCCGCAAAGCGGGAGCAGGTGGAAAAGCTCTGGGAGAGGGCAAGCGTGGCGCTCGGCTTTGCCATCGAGCGGGAACGGCGGGTCGCCTACAATGAAGAGCGGAGCCAGACGATGGTCGAAGCGACGTCCAGTGACGCGCGAACTGCATCCCACTCCGTCTCGGGCGCAAGTGCTGCTGAAACACGCTATCTGATCCCGCCGGCCACGTCCTTTGTCAGCAGCGTCGAGGAGGATGCGCGGTTGGCGCAGCTTGCGTCGCCGGCCTGGACGGAGCGGGAGGTGATCCTGCGGCCGCTGCTGCAGAAGATCTACCGGGATCCGGATGCAGCGCTCGTCTCCCTGAATGCACTGGCGTCGGATATCGGGGTCGCACCCCGCAGGCTCGCCGACGACCTTGCGGCAGCCCCTGGTCGGCTTGGCCGGCTGCGTGGCTCCGAGCTGATCGTCGACGGACGCGCGGCGCGTGAAGAGCGCAATCTCGCTGTCGCGGCCGTGAAGGAACTGCTTCCGATGGCCCGTGCCCATGCGACCGAGTTCCGCAGGAACGCCGAACGGTTCGAACTGCGCGAGCAGACGCGCCGCGCGCATATGTCATTGTCGATCCCGGCGCTCTCCGAACGCGCCATGGCACGTCTGATGGAAATCGAGGCGGTGCGCAGCCAGGGCGGGGACGATGCTTATAAGACGGCCTTTGCGCTCGCCGCCAAAGATCGATCGGTGGTGCGGGAGATCAAGGCGGTGAGCGAAGCTTTGACGGCCCGCTTTGGCTGGAGCGCATTTAGCGCGAAGGCGGATGCGATCGCTGAACGCAACATTGTCGAGCGCATGCCGGAGGACCTGACGGATGAATGGCGCGGAAAGCTGACCCGCTTGTTCGACGCCGTGCGACGCTTTGCCGACGAGCAGCACCTCGCCGAACGTCGGGATCGTTCGAAGGTCGTCGCCGGCGCGAGTGCCGATTTGAGCAAAGAGCCAGGGACGGAGAAAATCATCATGCCGCCCATGTTTGCCGCCGTCACCGAGTTCAAGGTTCCGATCGACGACGAGGCGCGATCTCGGGCTCTTGCTTCGCCTGTCTATCGCCAGCAGCGTGCGGCACTGGCGAACGCGGCAACGACAATCTGGCGCGATCCGGCTGAAGTCGTCGGCAAGATCGAGGAACTTCTCCAGAAAGGTTTTGCCGCCGAGCGCATTGGAGCCGCGGTGACCAACAATCCTGCCGCCTATGGTGCCTTGCGTGGTTCGGATCGCCTGATGGACCGGATGCTGACCTCTGGCCGAGAGCGGAAAGAGGCTGTGGCGGCCGTGCCGGAAGCTGCAGCGCGCCTGCGCGCGCTCGGTGCGGCCCACCTCAATGCCCTCGATGCCGAACGCCAGGCTATCACGGACGAACGGCGGCGCATGGCGGTTGCCATTCCAGCTCTTTCGAAAGCTGCGGAAGAGGCGTTGGCGCACCTGACGGTCGAGGTGAGCAAGGACAGCAGGAAGCTGAGTGTTTCCGCCGCTTCCCTCGATCCGGGCATTGGCCGGGAGTTTGCCGCTGTCAGCCGAGCGCTCGACGAGCGCTTTGGTCGCAATGCCCTCGTCCGAGGCGATAAGGATATCGCCAACGTAGTGCCACCGGCGCAGCGCGGAGCTTTCGCGGCGATGCAGGAGCGGCTGAAGGTCCTGCAGCAGACTGTCCGCCTGCAGAGCAGCGAGCAGATCATAGTGGAGCGGCGCCAACAGACCGCCAACCGCAGTCGCGGCATCAACCTCTGA
- a CDS encoding conjugal transfer protein TraD — MTADRKRDTREKILLGGIVVKAGLSKADRAFLLGGLIEMARLVPGSIEHRRLRDIGEEAFKVSSLRNGSSHLEEKVRWA, encoded by the coding sequence ATGACGGCTGACCGCAAGCGCGACACGCGCGAAAAGATCCTGCTCGGCGGGATCGTCGTCAAAGCCGGGCTATCGAAGGCGGATCGGGCGTTCCTGCTCGGCGGCCTCATAGAAATGGCAAGGCTCGTCCCAGGCTCCATCGAGCATCGGCGGCTGCGCGATATCGGCGAAGAGGCTTTCAAGGTCTCCTCTCTGAGGAACGGTTCATCGCATCTCGAGGAGAAAGTAAGATGGGCCTAA
- the traG gene encoding Ti-type conjugative transfer system protein TraG, with amino-acid sequence MGLRGKPHPSLLLVLVPIAVTTITIYIVGWRWPGLAAGMSGKIEHWFLRAAPVPPLLFGPLAGLLTVWALPLHRRRPVAMASLLYFLGVAAFYALREFGRLAPAVQAEVITWDRALSYLDMVAVIAAVAGFMAVAMSARISVVVPDEIKRARRGIFGDADWLPMTAAGKLFPPEGEIVVGERYRVDKEIVHALPFDANDRSTWGQGGKAPLLTYRQDFDSTHMLFFAGSGGYKTTSNVVPTALRYSGPLICLDPSTEVAPMVAGHRARALKREVMVLDPTNPIMGFNVLDGIEASKQKEEDIVGIAHMLLSESLRFESSTGSYFQNQAHNLLTGLLAHVMLSPEYEGRRSLRSLRQIVSEPEPSVLAMLRDIQEHSGSAFIRETLGVFTNMTEQTFSGVYSTASKDTQWLSLDSYAALVCGNAFKSSDIVSGKKDVFLNISASILRSYPGIARVIIGSLINAMVQADGAFQRRALFMLDEVDLLGYMRVLEEARDRGRKYGISMMLMYQSVGQLERHFGKDGATSWIDGCAFASYAAIKALDTARNVSAQCGEMTVEVKGSSRNIGWDTKNNASRRSENVNFQRRPLIMPHEITQSMRKDEQIIIVQGHSPIRCGRAIYFRRKEMDQAAKVNRFVKPVL; translated from the coding sequence ATGGGCCTAAGAGGGAAACCGCATCCGAGCCTGTTACTCGTTTTGGTACCGATCGCCGTCACCACGATCACAATCTACATTGTTGGCTGGCGATGGCCGGGACTCGCCGCCGGCATGTCCGGGAAGATAGAACACTGGTTCCTGCGCGCAGCACCTGTGCCGCCTCTACTGTTCGGACCTCTTGCCGGACTTCTGACAGTTTGGGCCTTGCCGCTGCATCGGCGAAGGCCGGTCGCCATGGCAAGCCTTTTGTATTTTCTCGGTGTTGCCGCGTTCTATGCGCTGCGCGAATTCGGCCGGCTTGCACCTGCTGTGCAGGCCGAAGTGATCACATGGGATCGAGCGCTGTCCTATCTTGATATGGTCGCAGTCATCGCCGCCGTCGCCGGCTTCATGGCAGTGGCGATGTCGGCCCGCATCTCCGTCGTCGTCCCAGATGAAATAAAACGTGCCCGGCGTGGAATATTTGGAGATGCCGATTGGCTGCCCATGACGGCAGCAGGAAAACTGTTTCCGCCGGAAGGGGAAATCGTCGTCGGTGAGCGCTATCGGGTCGACAAGGAAATCGTCCATGCGCTTCCCTTCGATGCAAACGATCGTAGCACCTGGGGACAGGGCGGGAAGGCGCCATTGCTCACCTACAGACAGGACTTCGATTCCACCCATATGCTGTTTTTCGCGGGATCGGGCGGATACAAGACCACCAGCAACGTCGTCCCGACGGCGCTGCGCTATAGCGGGCCGTTGATCTGCCTCGATCCCTCCACCGAGGTCGCACCAATGGTGGCCGGACACCGAGCCCGCGCCCTCAAGCGCGAGGTCATGGTGCTCGATCCGACGAACCCGATCATGGGCTTCAACGTGCTCGACGGGATCGAAGCATCCAAGCAAAAGGAAGAGGACATCGTCGGCATTGCCCATATGCTGCTGTCGGAAAGCCTTCGCTTCGAAAGCTCGACGGGATCCTACTTCCAGAACCAGGCGCACAACCTCCTGACCGGTCTGCTCGCCCATGTGATGCTCTCGCCCGAATATGAGGGCCGGCGAAGCTTGCGCAGTCTCCGCCAGATCGTTTCCGAACCGGAGCCCTCGGTGCTCGCTATGCTGCGCGACATTCAGGAGCATTCCGGTTCGGCCTTCATCCGCGAAACGCTCGGCGTCTTCACCAACATGACCGAGCAGACGTTTTCGGGCGTCTATTCCACAGCATCGAAGGATACCCAGTGGCTGTCGCTCGACAGCTATGCCGCGCTCGTCTGCGGCAATGCCTTCAAATCGAGTGATATCGTTTCGGGCAAGAAGGACGTCTTCCTCAACATCTCCGCATCGATCCTGCGCTCCTATCCGGGCATCGCTCGTGTGATCATCGGCTCGCTCATCAACGCCATGGTGCAGGCCGACGGCGCCTTCCAGCGCCGGGCGCTGTTCATGCTCGATGAGGTCGATCTGCTCGGCTACATGAGGGTGCTCGAGGAGGCGCGCGACCGCGGCCGCAAGTACGGCATCTCGATGATGTTGATGTACCAGTCGGTCGGGCAGTTGGAGCGGCATTTCGGGAAGGATGGCGCGACGTCATGGATCGATGGCTGCGCTTTCGCCTCTTACGCAGCGATCAAGGCGCTCGACACGGCGCGCAACGTCTCTGCGCAATGTGGCGAGATGACGGTGGAAGTGAAGGGCAGTTCCCGCAACATCGGCTGGGACACGAAGAACAATGCATCCAGGAGATCCGAGAACGTCAACTTCCAGCGCCGGCCGCTGATCATGCCGCACGAGATCACCCAGTCGATGAGGAAGGACGAGCAGATCATCATCGTCCAGGGGCATAGTCCGATCCGCTGCGGCCGGGCGATCTACTTCCGGCGAAAGGAGATGGATCAGGCAGCTAAGGTCAATCGTTTCGTCAAACCGGTGCTATGA
- a CDS encoding WGR domain-containing protein — protein MLTQPYQLYIERTDATKNMARFYALAIEPTLFGTPCLTRRWGRIGTIGQAMVHHFDREEDAVRMFLELLRSKRARGYRPNTNAGREPMVRAVRGSLPGPCR, from the coding sequence ATGCTCACTCAACCCTATCAGCTCTACATCGAACGCACGGACGCGACGAAAAACATGGCGCGCTTCTACGCGCTCGCAATCGAACCGACGTTGTTCGGCACACCTTGCCTGACGCGGCGATGGGGACGCATCGGAACGATCGGACAAGCCATGGTGCATCACTTCGACAGAGAGGAGGATGCAGTCCGTATGTTCCTCGAACTTCTCCGATCAAAACGGGCGCGCGGCTATAGGCCGAACACAAATGCCGGACGGGAACCCATGGTCCGGGCTGTCCGCGGAAGTCTTCCTGGTCCTTGCCGGTGA
- a CDS encoding helix-turn-helix domain-containing protein: protein MKKSQGEIILHQQGLWSHARADVVRRRSLGRQVIDVVADDHLIFLNIRGTAASGENFVDGRRVEFSPRPDGSLVYIPPGCHWSGWDEGDAEGCYLMITVTQDFFSNLTTKLPRVGTLRPELGFRDLPIQCLARQIAGELSHDDSVGSLIVEGHLAAIFGLLQRRSGTSGRLSRGGLSPTVLKRVIGRIEAHIDRPPSVRALAEEAGLTYEHFSRAFKQSQGSTPYGFYNQRRLERVTDLLRTTAISVTEIAIACGYSSGSHLSTRFRRETGFSPAEYRALWKE, encoded by the coding sequence ATGAAAAAGTCACAAGGGGAGATCATTCTTCACCAGCAAGGCCTTTGGAGCCATGCCCGCGCAGATGTCGTTCGCCGGCGCAGTCTCGGGCGACAGGTTATCGACGTTGTCGCGGATGACCACCTGATCTTCCTCAACATAAGGGGTACGGCGGCATCCGGCGAAAATTTTGTGGACGGACGAAGAGTCGAGTTCAGTCCGCGTCCAGACGGCTCGCTTGTTTACATTCCGCCCGGTTGCCATTGGAGCGGTTGGGATGAAGGCGATGCTGAGGGTTGTTATCTTATGATAACCGTGACGCAGGATTTTTTTTCCAACCTCACGACCAAGCTCCCGCGCGTAGGCACCTTACGTCCGGAGCTTGGATTTAGAGATCTGCCAATCCAATGCTTGGCGCGGCAGATTGCCGGAGAACTTTCACACGACGATTCCGTAGGGAGTCTGATCGTTGAAGGGCACCTAGCGGCTATCTTCGGACTTCTGCAGCGCCGCTCCGGCACATCTGGCAGATTGTCTCGAGGAGGATTGTCTCCTACGGTTCTCAAGCGGGTGATAGGGCGAATTGAAGCTCACATCGATCGACCTCCGAGCGTGCGCGCTCTGGCTGAAGAGGCGGGATTGACCTACGAGCATTTTTCCCGCGCTTTCAAGCAGTCGCAAGGCTCGACGCCCTATGGCTTCTATAACCAGCGCCGGCTTGAACGCGTGACCGACCTTCTCCGCACAACTGCGATCAGCGTGACCGAGATCGCAATCGCCTGTGGCTACTCCAGCGGGAGCCACCTCTCGACCAGATTTCGCCGAGAGACGGGATTTTCCCCTGCCGAGTACCGGGCGCTCTGGAAAGAATAG
- a CDS encoding type II toxin-antitoxin system prevent-host-death family antitoxin gives MPKPSGTYSTSDLSRKSGDIIVEALRHPVTITQRNKPRLVLLNIEDYQQLIRQADRRTVGTIETMPDELFAELENAVDAYAGEDEVGRS, from the coding sequence ATGCCGAAGCCAAGCGGGACGTATTCAACCAGTGACCTCTCACGTAAATCCGGCGACATCATCGTCGAGGCGCTGCGCCATCCGGTGACGATCACCCAGCGGAACAAACCCCGGCTGGTTCTCCTCAATATCGAAGATTATCAGCAACTGATCAGGCAGGCAGACCGACGCACCGTCGGCACTATCGAAACGATGCCCGACGAGCTTTTTGCCGAACTCGAAAACGCCGTCGACGCCTATGCCGGCGAGGACGAGGTGGGCCGCTCATAA
- a CDS encoding type II toxin-antitoxin system Phd/YefM family antitoxin: MTQSRQQIPSPRRVGVREFRGNLTSFLKQVEDGQRFVLTSHHKVVAEIGPPSAGVVMRKPGALRGKIKVADDFDGLPADVLKSMEDGT; the protein is encoded by the coding sequence ATGACCCAATCTCGGCAGCAGATACCATCTCCCCGCCGTGTCGGCGTGCGGGAATTTCGCGGCAACCTGACGTCTTTCCTCAAGCAGGTCGAAGACGGCCAGCGGTTCGTCCTGACGTCCCATCACAAGGTTGTCGCCGAAATCGGCCCGCCGTCAGCCGGCGTCGTCATGCGGAAACCAGGCGCGTTGCGCGGAAAGATCAAAGTTGCCGATGACTTCGATGGTCTGCCGGCGGATGTTCTGAAGTCCATGGAAGACGGGACGTGA